Proteins encoded together in one Luteimonas fraxinea window:
- a CDS encoding mandelate racemase/muconate lactonizing enzyme family protein, giving the protein MRITDVVEITKPIASPIRNAYIDFSRMTASLVAVVTDQVRDGRRVVGYGFNSNGRYGQGGLIRERFRDRILHAEPDSLLADTGDNLDPGKVWAAMMSNQKPGGHGERSVAVGTLDMAIWDATAKIAGKPLFRLLAEQKGVEANPRVFVYAAGGYYYPGKDNSALRKEMRSYLDRGYTVVKMKIGGASIDEDRARIESVLQEIGSDAQLAVDANGRFDLETGIAYAKMLRDYPLFWYEEGGDPLDYALQAALSEFYPGAMATGENLFSHQDARNLLRYGGMRPDRDYLQFDCALSYGLVEYLRTLDVLEQFGWSPARCIPHGGHQMSLNIAAGLGLGGNESYPDLFQPYGGFPDGVRVQDGHIVMPELPGIGFEGKSDLIRVMRELAE; this is encoded by the coding sequence ATGCGCATCACTGACGTCGTCGAAATCACCAAGCCGATCGCTTCGCCCATCCGCAACGCGTACATCGATTTCAGCAGGATGACCGCGAGCCTCGTGGCGGTGGTCACCGACCAGGTGCGTGACGGTCGCCGCGTGGTCGGATACGGCTTCAATTCCAACGGACGTTACGGCCAAGGTGGTCTGATCCGCGAACGTTTCCGCGATCGCATCCTGCATGCCGAGCCCGATTCGCTGCTCGCCGACACTGGCGACAACCTCGATCCCGGCAAGGTCTGGGCGGCGATGATGTCGAACCAAAAGCCCGGCGGCCACGGCGAGCGCTCGGTCGCCGTCGGCACGCTGGACATGGCGATCTGGGACGCGACCGCCAAGATCGCCGGCAAGCCGCTGTTCCGTCTGCTCGCCGAGCAGAAGGGTGTCGAGGCCAACCCGCGCGTGTTCGTGTATGCCGCTGGCGGTTACTACTATCCGGGCAAGGACAACAGTGCGCTGCGCAAGGAAATGCGCAGCTATCTCGACCGCGGCTACACCGTGGTCAAGATGAAGATCGGCGGCGCATCGATCGACGAGGACCGCGCGCGGATCGAGTCGGTGCTGCAGGAAATCGGCAGTGACGCGCAGCTGGCGGTGGATGCCAACGGTCGTTTCGATCTGGAGACCGGCATCGCCTACGCGAAGATGCTGCGCGACTATCCGCTGTTCTGGTACGAGGAAGGCGGCGATCCGCTCGACTATGCGTTGCAGGCCGCGCTGTCGGAGTTCTATCCCGGCGCCATGGCGACCGGCGAAAACCTGTTCTCGCACCAGGACGCGCGCAATCTGCTGCGCTACGGCGGCATGCGTCCGGACCGCGATTACCTGCAGTTCGACTGCGCCCTGTCCTACGGTCTGGTCGAGTATCTGCGCACGCTGGATGTCCTGGAACAGTTCGGCTGGTCGCCCGCGCGCTGCATTCCGCATGGCGGTCACCAGATGTCACTCAACATTGCAGCGGGACTCGGGCTCGGCGGCAACGAGAGCTATCCGGATCTGTTCCAGCCGTATGGCGGCTTTCCGGACGGCGTGCGCGTGCAGGACGGCCATATCGTGATGCCGGAACTGCCGGGCATCGGTTTCGAGGGCAAGTCCGACCTCATCCGGGTCATGCGCGAATTGGCCGAATAA
- a CDS encoding LysR family transcriptional regulator: MELNWIEDCLALADTLNFRRAAEIRHLTQPAFSRRIRSLEAGVGTPLFERSRQGVHLTPAGMAFRERAGALSRSIHAARNEALDIAGLRRPPLVFISTHALSFTFFPSWIHKAHHDPRLGAFQLVSDTLRASERLMLEDGAQFMLCHHHPRMRLLLDSTRFTSVVVGRDVLQPFSAPDATGRPIWKLRATGKAIPVLSYSDDSGLGRILASDAQLASLRSRFAVKFTSDLAATLRQMCKAGDGIAWLPRTLVEEDLHTGALVEASSKTVHAIPVDICLFRNRAQLGAEAERLWVALSAAD, encoded by the coding sequence ATGGAGCTCAACTGGATCGAAGACTGCCTCGCCTTGGCGGACACCCTCAACTTCCGCCGCGCGGCTGAAATCCGTCATCTCACGCAACCGGCTTTCAGCCGTCGCATCCGTTCGTTGGAAGCGGGGGTGGGCACCCCTTTGTTCGAACGGTCGCGACAGGGCGTGCACCTCACACCAGCCGGTATGGCGTTCCGCGAACGCGCGGGTGCGCTCTCGCGTTCGATCCATGCGGCACGCAACGAAGCACTGGATATCGCAGGCCTGCGCCGGCCGCCGCTGGTCTTCATCTCGACCCACGCGCTGTCTTTCACCTTCTTTCCGTCGTGGATCCACAAGGCGCATCACGACCCGCGACTGGGCGCGTTCCAGCTGGTATCGGACACGCTGCGCGCCAGCGAACGCCTCATGCTCGAGGACGGCGCGCAGTTCATGCTCTGCCACCATCACCCGCGCATGCGGTTGCTGCTCGACTCGACACGTTTCACATCCGTCGTTGTCGGCCGCGATGTCCTGCAGCCCTTCAGCGCGCCGGATGCGACAGGCCGTCCGATCTGGAAGCTGCGCGCCACGGGCAAGGCCATTCCGGTGCTGTCCTACAGCGATGATTCCGGACTCGGGCGCATCCTGGCCAGTGACGCGCAACTCGCGTCGTTACGGTCGCGGTTCGCGGTGAAGTTCACGTCCGATCTCGCGGCGACGTTGCGGCAGATGTGCAAAGCAGGCGATGGCATCGCCTGGCTGCCACGCACGCTGGTCGAAGAGGATCTGCACACCGGTGCACTGGTCGAGGCCTCATCGAAAACAGTCCACGCGATTCCAGTCGATATCTGCCTGTTCCGCAATCGCGCGCAGCTCGGGGCAGAGGCGGAGAGACTATGGGTGGCGTTGAGTGCTGCGGATTGA